The Immundisolibacter sp. sequence CGGCGAGTGACGTTATCGCCCTGATCGGGCCGGCCTTCACCATCGCCATGCTGGGCGCCATCGAGTCGCTGCTGTCGGCGGTGGTGGCGGACGGCATGGCCGGCACGCGCCACAACTCGAACCAGGAACTCATCGGCCAGGGCATCGCCAACATTGTCGCGCCGCTGTTCGGCGGTATCGCCGCGACTGGCGCCATTGCCCGCACTGCCACCAATATCCGTAATGGCGGCACCAGCCCGTTGGCGGGCATGGTGCATGTGCTGACGCTGGTGTTGATGGTTCTGGCCCTGGCCCCGCTGGCGGTCAACGTACCACTGGCGGCGCTGGCGGCCATCCTGTTCATCGTGGCCTGGAACATGAGCGAGGTGCGGCACTTCGCCAAGATGGTCAAGCGCGCGCCGCGCGCCGATGTGGCGATCCTGCTGGTCACCTTCACCCTGACCGTGTTCGCCGACCTGGTGGTGGCGGTCAATATCGGTGTCATCCTGGCCACGCTGCACTTCCTGCGTCGCATGGCGACCAGCGTGGAAGTGCGCGAGGCGACCGAGCAAGAGCTCAGCCAGGAGTTCGCGCATTTGGGGTTGGTTCGTCTGCCGCCGGGCGTGTTGGTCTACAGCATCGAGGGGCCGTTCTTTTTCGGTGCGGTCGAGAACTTCGAGCGCGCGTTGGCCGGTACGCATACTGACCCGCGGGTGCTGGTTATCCGTCTGCGCTGGGTGCCGTTCATCGACATCACCGGCCTGCAGACCCTGGAAGAAGTGATTCGCGACCTGCACAAGCGTGGCGTGCGGGTCATGCTGTCGGGCGCCAATGCCCGGGTGCAGGGCAAACTGGGCCGAGCCGGTATCGTCGAGTTGATCGGTGCGGACAATAGCTTCGCGGTCTTTGTGGACGCATTGGCGGCGTGCCGGGAACTGGTCGAGCATGACCCGAAAATGGCGCACGATCGGGCCATGCTGCTCAGCGAGACCCTGGAGCGGCATTCCCCCACAGGTCCGGGCTTATCTGTCACGGAAACACGCTCCCGAGGAGACACATGAGCAATCAGTCCGATCCTGTCGCCCAGGCCGATATGTCCCCAGCCTGGGTTACCGAGGCGCTGCAAGCGCCGGTCACCGAGGCCGAGGTCGTCCACGACGGGGCGCGGCTGCGTTACCGCTCCTGGGGCACGCCCGGCCAGCCCGGGCTGGTGCTGATCCACGGCGCCATGGCGCACGCCAACTGGTGGGACTTCATGGCGCCGCGGTTTGCCGATCGCTTCCACGTGGTTGCGCCGCACTTGTCGG is a genomic window containing:
- a CDS encoding SulP family inorganic anion transporter; protein product: MIALVEAHRAGLFGRKHWLPNIVSGVIVGIVALPLAMAFAIASGAKPEQGLYTAIIAGFLVSALGGSRLQIAGPTGAFIVILSGITAKYGIAGLQIATLMAGVILLLLGLARLGTIIRFIPDPVILGFTAGIGVIIWVGQWKDFFGLPAVAGEHFHEKLWHLVQALPQLHPTTTALAALSLALVIGAPRVRGFARVPGPLVALVVATVLQAVFQFDGVRTIGSVFGSIPQSLPTLQLPQATASDVIALIGPAFTIAMLGAIESLLSAVVADGMAGTRHNSNQELIGQGIANIVAPLFGGIAATGAIARTATNIRNGGTSPLAGMVHVLTLVLMVLALAPLAVNVPLAALAAILFIVAWNMSEVRHFAKMVKRAPRADVAILLVTFTLTVFADLVVAVNIGVILATLHFLRRMATSVEVREATEQELSQEFAHLGLVRLPPGVLVYSIEGPFFFGAVENFERALAGTHTDPRVLVIRLRWVPFIDITGLQTLEEVIRDLHKRGVRVMLSGANARVQGKLGRAGIVELIGADNSFAVFVDALAACRELVEHDPKMAHDRAMLLSETLERHSPTGPGLSVTETRSRGDT